A single genomic interval of Pyrobaculum arsenaticum DSM 13514 harbors:
- a CDS encoding thiolase domain-containing protein translates to MRKVAVVGVGTSKFGNRTDVSLPELAWESVKEALDDARLGTEDIEAFVVGNVGGWSSEMLPAVVVGEYCGLVPKSGVRVEAACATGSAAVRTAYHMIASGEADIVMAIGVEKMNESPTPTVVEFIGRAGNYFWEFENFGLTFPGYYALYATAYMHRYGATEEDLCKVAVKNHYYGSLNPKAQFQKAITVEECLNSRYVAWPLKLYDSSPITDGSSAVILASEEAAKKITDTPVWIKAIGYANGTANLSKRLDFIGLEAAQIAAQMAYKKAGIDPQEPVKYLDVAEVHDCFTIAEIMAYEDLGFAKRGEGYKLVREGQTYIGGLIPVNVDGGLKAKGHPIGATGVSMIAELTRQLRQQVEKSRQAPIRKGMALAHNIGGTGHYAFVTILSLS, encoded by the coding sequence ATGAGAAAAGTCGCAGTTGTAGGTGTCGGGACTAGTAAATTTGGAAATAGGACAGACGTCTCCCTCCCAGAGCTTGCGTGGGAGTCAGTAAAGGAGGCGCTCGACGACGCGCGCCTCGGCACTGAGGATATCGAGGCTTTTGTTGTGGGTAATGTGGGCGGGTGGTCTTCGGAAATGTTGCCGGCGGTGGTGGTAGGCGAGTACTGCGGCCTCGTCCCGAAAAGCGGCGTGAGGGTGGAGGCGGCTTGCGCCACCGGCTCCGCAGCGGTTAGAACAGCATACCACATGATCGCCAGCGGGGAGGCGGACATAGTGATGGCAATTGGGGTGGAGAAAATGAACGAGTCGCCCACCCCCACAGTGGTGGAGTTCATAGGCAGAGCGGGGAACTACTTCTGGGAATTCGAGAACTTCGGGCTCACCTTCCCCGGCTACTACGCCCTATATGCCACCGCCTACATGCACAGATACGGCGCCACCGAGGAGGATCTGTGCAAAGTAGCCGTCAAGAACCACTACTACGGCTCTCTCAACCCCAAGGCGCAGTTCCAAAAGGCCATTACCGTGGAGGAGTGTCTAAACTCGCGCTACGTCGCCTGGCCGCTTAAGCTCTACGACAGTAGCCCAATTACAGACGGCTCATCCGCCGTGATCCTGGCAAGCGAAGAAGCGGCGAAGAAGATTACGGACACGCCGGTGTGGATAAAAGCCATAGGATACGCCAACGGCACGGCAAATCTGAGCAAGAGGCTTGACTTCATAGGCCTAGAGGCCGCCCAAATCGCAGCCCAGATGGCCTACAAGAAGGCCGGCATAGACCCACAAGAGCCTGTTAAGTACCTAGACGTGGCCGAGGTACACGACTGCTTCACCATCGCAGAGATAATGGCCTACGAAGACTTGGGCTTTGCGAAGAGGGGCGAGGGCTACAAGCTGGTGAGGGAGGGCCAGACCTACATCGGTGGCCTAATACCCGTAAACGTCGACGGCGGTCTAAAGGCCAAGGGACACCCAATAGGCGCAACCGGCGTTTCGATGATCGCGGAGCTTACGAGGCAACTGAGGCAACAAGTAGAGAAGTCGAGGCAGGCGCCGATAAGGAAGGGGATGGCGTTGGCGCACAACATAGGAGGCACAGGCCACTACGCCTTTGTGACAATCCTCAGCCTGAGCTGA
- a CDS encoding tRNA(Met) cytidine acetyltransferase TmcA produces MIFDVVKAEVERARTARHRRLVVVTGGDDKKLAEAAAEALKAYEAAGGGGEGLYMFQPEFADANRRMNYFRDAMSGTFLEVDFRPYKDTPKLLGTTYNFAVLDLVNDLKPNDVGRLGGVVRGGGLYVFLVPPLETWRGYVTKFQSTLLVPQFTPADLRHRLKERFWRSLYSHGGVVIYDADRGEVLKGSGIDVVEPYEPKRPEPPEKAVIPLKIYRLAATQDQVEVLKLFEALYSKPKRKQAIVVIADRGRGKSAALGLGLAGLGHKLRKAKARVQIVVSAMEYTNLETLLEFAVKGLEALGYKPGLEKEGGEIRAIKASGIFIDVVTPYMLLKRENADIVAIDEAAAVPLPVLYTVHKKFDRVVFASTIHGYEGAGRGFSIRFLKYLRESKDTDVHLYEMREPIRYGPGDPVERWLFDVFLLNAEPAKIEPEDQEYVKRKEVVYLKEEDVVKDEEAFRQFFGIYVQAHYRNEPDDLGMLLDAPHHTARALALPNGKIVVSVELAYEGGLDDLSIDQALRGLKLPGNIIPDRFLKYWRLPEFAKLRGWRIVRIATHPELQDMGLGTEMLKKVEEEARQLGLDYVGVGFGVYDKLLKFWVRNGYVPIHLSPERNPSSGEYSVLLVKPLNEKAEAYVKYANVEFRRRLVHSLMGPYSDLLPTEVRLLLEDWGWDIDGAPALSKNQLDRLVAYAFGPMTYENVTDAVYMLATQYFYSARTRRPTLPEVAERILISKVLQARPWKDAAEAAGIRRGDLMLVLREIVKVLLFYYYGGEFDVPLFVVGTVKGKD; encoded by the coding sequence GTGATTTTTGACGTTGTTAAGGCAGAGGTGGAGAGGGCTAGGACAGCTCGCCACAGGAGGCTAGTGGTGGTCACTGGGGGGGACGACAAGAAGCTAGCGGAGGCGGCGGCAGAGGCGCTTAAGGCCTACGAGGCGGCGGGGGGCGGCGGGGAGGGGCTGTACATGTTCCAGCCCGAGTTCGCAGACGCCAACAGGAGGATGAACTACTTCAGAGACGCCATGTCGGGGACGTTTCTGGAGGTGGATTTCAGGCCTTATAAAGACACGCCTAAGTTGCTCGGCACCACATACAACTTCGCCGTTTTGGATCTAGTCAACGACTTAAAGCCCAACGACGTCGGGCGCCTCGGCGGCGTGGTGAGGGGCGGGGGGCTATACGTCTTTTTGGTGCCGCCTTTAGAGACGTGGAGGGGTTACGTGACTAAGTTCCAATCTACGCTCCTGGTGCCTCAGTTCACCCCGGCTGACTTGAGGCACAGGCTGAAGGAGCGGTTCTGGCGTAGCCTATATAGCCACGGGGGCGTTGTGATATATGACGCAGATCGCGGCGAGGTGTTGAAGGGGTCTGGCATAGATGTAGTGGAGCCCTATGAGCCAAAGAGGCCGGAGCCGCCGGAGAAGGCTGTAATCCCCTTGAAGATATACCGCCTCGCCGCTACCCAGGACCAGGTAGAGGTGCTCAAGTTATTCGAGGCGCTGTACAGTAAGCCGAAGAGAAAGCAGGCAATTGTCGTTATAGCCGATAGGGGGAGGGGTAAAAGCGCGGCGCTGGGGCTCGGCCTCGCGGGGCTGGGCCACAAGCTCAGGAAGGCGAAGGCCAGGGTCCAAATCGTGGTTAGCGCCATGGAGTACACAAACCTGGAGACGCTTCTAGAATTCGCCGTCAAGGGCCTAGAAGCCTTGGGCTACAAGCCGGGTCTTGAGAAGGAGGGCGGGGAGATAAGGGCGATTAAGGCGAGCGGGATCTTCATAGACGTGGTTACGCCGTATATGTTGCTCAAGCGCGAAAACGCCGACATAGTCGCCATCGACGAGGCCGCCGCGGTGCCTCTGCCAGTGCTCTACACCGTCCACAAGAAGTTCGACCGGGTGGTCTTCGCCTCGACGATCCACGGCTACGAGGGGGCAGGCCGCGGCTTCTCCATACGCTTCCTCAAATACCTCAGAGAATCTAAAGACACAGACGTCCACCTCTACGAGATGAGAGAGCCTATTAGATACGGCCCCGGCGACCCGGTAGAGCGTTGGCTCTTCGACGTGTTCCTCCTAAACGCCGAGCCTGCTAAGATCGAGCCGGAGGATCAAGAATACGTCAAGAGGAAGGAGGTGGTCTACCTAAAAGAGGAGGACGTCGTGAAAGACGAGGAGGCGTTTAGGCAGTTCTTCGGCATCTACGTACAGGCCCACTACAGAAACGAGCCCGACGACCTGGGCATGCTCCTAGACGCGCCGCACCACACAGCCAGGGCGTTGGCTCTCCCCAACGGCAAAATCGTGGTCTCGGTGGAGCTGGCCTACGAGGGGGGCCTAGACGACCTCTCCATAGACCAGGCGCTTAGGGGGCTGAAGCTGCCTGGCAACATTATTCCAGACCGCTTCCTTAAGTACTGGCGCCTCCCCGAATTCGCCAAGCTGAGGGGGTGGCGAATAGTGAGGATTGCCACCCACCCAGAGCTACAAGACATGGGCCTCGGCACAGAGATGCTGAAAAAAGTCGAGGAGGAGGCGAGGCAACTCGGCTTGGACTACGTCGGGGTTGGATTCGGCGTCTACGACAAGCTCCTCAAGTTCTGGGTTAGGAACGGCTACGTCCCCATCCACCTCTCCCCCGAGCGCAACCCATCGTCTGGGGAGTACAGCGTCTTACTGGTTAAACCCCTCAACGAGAAGGCTGAGGCCTATGTTAAGTACGCAAACGTCGAGTTTAGGCGGCGCCTGGTCCACTCGCTCATGGGGCCCTATAGCGACCTCTTACCCACCGAGGTTAGGCTCCTCCTAGAGGACTGGGGCTGGGACATAGACGGCGCCCCCGCCCTCTCCAAGAACCAGCTGGACAGGCTGGTGGCATACGCATTCGGCCCCATGACTTACGAAAACGTGACCGACGCCGTGTACATGCTCGCCACCCAGTACTTCTACTCCGCCAGGACAAGAAGACCTACGTTGCCCGAGGTGGCCGAGCGCATACTTATTAGTAAGGTGCTACAAGCCCGCCCGTGGAAAGACGCAGCTGAGGCGGCAGGCATCAGGAGAGGCGACCTAATGCTGGTACTAAGAGAGATTGTGAAGGTCCTGCTCTTCTACTACTACGGCGGGGAGTTCGACGTCCCGCTCTTCGTCGTCGGCACCGTGAAGGGAAAAGACTAA
- a CDS encoding Zn-ribbon domain-containing OB-fold protein, whose product MSDNVVNSVSKTLDKLYGEPLKQLETLIGATGLPVYKDPKSGALLWVDVRELRLRFTLSVNKIAKFVDGLREGKLLYTVCKRCGAKYFPPQADCPRCKASDMEWRETSPVGELITWTVINVKPASFSHHADYVVGIVKMPDGFNITAWVEADPKTLKPGMKMRLLVDRRPGENYITYWFKPA is encoded by the coding sequence ATGTCCGACAACGTGGTCAACTCGGTCAGTAAGACCCTCGACAAGCTGTACGGAGAGCCGCTGAAGCAGCTGGAGACGTTGATAGGAGCCACCGGACTCCCCGTATACAAGGACCCGAAAAGCGGGGCGCTGTTGTGGGTAGACGTCCGCGAGCTGAGGCTGAGGTTCACCCTCTCCGTAAACAAAATCGCCAAGTTCGTAGACGGGCTCAGAGAGGGGAAGTTGCTCTACACAGTCTGCAAGAGGTGCGGCGCCAAGTACTTCCCACCCCAGGCAGACTGCCCCAGGTGCAAGGCTTCTGACATGGAGTGGCGCGAGACGAGCCCAGTGGGGGAGCTAATAACGTGGACTGTGATCAACGTCAAGCCCGCCAGCTTCTCGCACCACGCCGACTACGTCGTCGGCATAGTCAAGATGCCAGACGGGTTCAACATCACCGCGTGGGTCGAGGCCGACCCAAAAACTCTAAAACCAGGAATGAAGATGAGACTCCTCGTCGACAGGAGGCCCGGAGAGAACTACATAACCTACTGGTTCAAGCCCGCCTAG
- a CDS encoding menaquinone biosynthesis family protein: MIKIAHSPDADDAYMFYGIASGAVKLPAPYVEFLSDIETLNKLAIEELLDITAVSAHALAYICDRYYVMSVGASMGEGYGPVVVGREVDRPRHVAVPGRYTTAALLVRLAMPHVKTVEIPFDKIMDAVAAGVVDAGVLIHEGQITYSRRGLRKILDLGEWWLRETDLPTPLGLDVVRKALGRDFAAAVTKALADSIKYADSHREEALKYAQKFSRGLTLEETAKFVDMYVNAYTRDIGQRGKKALEELLARAKEAGLTPGCTPDYIDL, encoded by the coding sequence ATGATCAAGATAGCCCACTCCCCCGACGCCGACGACGCCTACATGTTCTACGGCATCGCCTCAGGCGCTGTAAAGCTACCAGCGCCGTATGTTGAGTTCCTATCTGACATAGAGACTCTCAACAAGCTGGCCATCGAGGAGCTCCTCGATATAACGGCTGTAAGTGCCCACGCCCTGGCCTACATATGTGACAGGTACTACGTCATGTCGGTGGGGGCCTCCATGGGCGAGGGCTACGGCCCCGTCGTGGTGGGGAGGGAGGTGGACCGTCCGCGGCACGTGGCCGTGCCGGGGAGGTACACCACTGCGGCTCTCCTAGTCAGGCTTGCCATGCCGCATGTCAAAACGGTGGAAATCCCCTTCGACAAGATCATGGACGCCGTGGCGGCCGGCGTGGTGGACGCAGGCGTGCTCATACACGAGGGGCAGATCACCTACAGCCGCCGGGGCCTAAGAAAGATCTTAGACCTTGGAGAGTGGTGGCTCCGCGAGACGGACCTCCCCACCCCACTGGGGCTTGACGTCGTGAGGAAAGCCCTCGGACGGGACTTCGCCGCGGCGGTTACAAAGGCCCTGGCCGACTCTATCAAATACGCCGACTCACACAGAGAAGAGGCCTTGAAGTACGCACAGAAGTTCTCCCGGGGGCTCACCCTCGAGGAGACTGCCAAGTTCGTCGACATGTACGTCAACGCGTATACCAGAGACATCGGTCAAAGGGGTAAGAAGGCGTTGGAGGAGCTCCTCGCCAGGGCAAAAGAGGCGGGGCTAACGCCGGGGTGCACTCCCGATTACATAGATTTATAG
- a CDS encoding long-chain-fatty-acid--CoA ligase — protein MLNSKEIFDKYIKTRIWAKNYDEGVPPEVQVNPSPLFSYLDRQATENGGRTAYIYFNNKISFKTVGEHSDRVASALKEWGLGKGDVVALYMPNTPAFPIVYYGALKIGAVVTPMNPLYTPREVAWQAKDAGARVIFAADIFYKNVEEAAKMYQFDRIVVVEVAEYMPALIKPLAKMRLKPPKIQYGGRVIPYRNLLGYSPTSYRATINPTEDLAALMYTGGTTGLPKGAEITHGNISANLQQLKPLYDAVRRKRGLEGLVMMGILPWYHIYGQVTVMHYGIFEGATVVVMPRPDVEQLMKWVQKYNVHVLHGVPTLYNMIINHPKAREFNLRSLAFCISGAAPLPGEVAKKFEELTGATLREGYGLTETAVVTHVNPLYGKAKIGSIGLPIPSTYAAIADTEKPELLPPNQVGELVISGPQVFRGYHNRPEENAQAFFECCGLRWFRTGDMAYMDEEGYFYIVDRKKDMIKYKGYSVFSREVEEVLYQHPCVKEAAVIGVPHPEAGEIPKAFIVLREECKGKITAEDIIKWTEDKLAHYKRPRAVEFRDDLPKSAVGKILKRELKAQELAKLQAAQQKA, from the coding sequence GTGTTAAACAGTAAAGAAATATTTGATAAATATATAAAGACTAGAATCTGGGCTAAGAACTACGACGAGGGCGTACCACCTGAGGTTCAGGTTAACCCCTCGCCGCTTTTCTCCTACCTAGACAGACAAGCTACGGAAAACGGCGGCAGAACCGCATATATCTACTTCAATAATAAGATTTCTTTCAAGACAGTAGGCGAGCACAGCGATAGGGTTGCCTCCGCCTTAAAGGAGTGGGGTTTAGGAAAAGGCGACGTCGTTGCCCTGTATATGCCCAACACGCCTGCCTTCCCCATTGTCTACTACGGCGCCTTGAAGATAGGCGCTGTGGTAACGCCGATGAACCCGCTCTACACGCCTAGGGAGGTGGCTTGGCAGGCAAAAGATGCAGGTGCCAGGGTCATCTTTGCCGCGGATATCTTCTACAAAAACGTAGAGGAGGCTGCGAAGATGTATCAATTTGACCGAATCGTCGTGGTGGAGGTTGCAGAGTATATGCCCGCCCTTATTAAACCTCTGGCTAAAATGAGGCTTAAACCGCCGAAGATTCAATACGGGGGACGGGTAATTCCCTACAGAAATCTCCTAGGCTATAGCCCCACCTCGTATCGGGCGACGATCAACCCCACGGAGGACCTCGCCGCGTTGATGTATACAGGGGGCACAACAGGCCTGCCCAAGGGGGCTGAGATTACCCACGGCAACATTTCGGCGAATCTCCAGCAGCTGAAGCCCCTGTACGACGCCGTGAGGCGCAAGAGGGGTTTAGAGGGACTTGTGATGATGGGGATCCTCCCGTGGTACCACATATACGGCCAAGTTACTGTAATGCACTACGGAATCTTTGAGGGCGCCACGGTCGTGGTGATGCCCCGGCCGGATGTAGAGCAGTTAATGAAGTGGGTGCAGAAGTACAACGTCCACGTGTTGCACGGCGTCCCCACGCTTTACAACATGATCATTAATCATCCAAAAGCAAGGGAGTTCAATCTCAGGAGTTTGGCTTTCTGCATCTCCGGTGCGGCGCCACTACCAGGCGAGGTGGCGAAAAAATTCGAAGAACTAACAGGCGCCACGCTTAGAGAGGGCTATGGGCTAACCGAGACGGCCGTTGTGACGCATGTCAATCCGCTATACGGAAAGGCGAAGATTGGGTCAATAGGCCTCCCCATCCCCTCCACATACGCCGCCATTGCAGATACGGAAAAGCCTGAGCTCCTCCCGCCAAACCAGGTTGGGGAGTTGGTGATATCTGGGCCGCAGGTATTTAGGGGATATCACAATCGGCCGGAGGAAAACGCCCAGGCCTTTTTTGAGTGTTGCGGCTTGAGGTGGTTTAGGACAGGAGACATGGCGTATATGGACGAGGAGGGCTACTTCTACATTGTGGACAGGAAGAAGGACATGATCAAGTACAAAGGCTACTCCGTCTTCAGCCGGGAGGTAGAGGAGGTGCTTTATCAACACCCATGCGTAAAGGAGGCGGCCGTCATCGGCGTGCCCCACCCCGAGGCCGGCGAGATACCCAAAGCCTTTATAGTACTAAGGGAAGAGTGCAAGGGCAAGATCACCGCGGAGGACATCATTAAGTGGACGGAGGATAAGCTTGCCCACTACAAGAGGCCACGTGCTGTGGAGTTTAGAGATGACCTCCCCAAGTCGGCTGTCGGGAAGATACTCAAGCGCGAGTTGAAGGCCCAGGAGCTTGCAAAGCTACAGGCGGCTCAACAAAAAGCTTAA
- a CDS encoding acyl-CoA dehydrogenase family protein — MVFPFDSVEDFSVVLTPEHEMFRKAVREFLEREVAPKAMEVEETDQVPRDLLKKIAEQGFFGIGIPEKYGGQGGDHRMAVIMSEEFCRVLPGLSVYFGTNELFLTPIMLYGTEEQKQKYVPPIARGEKFGAFAVTEPCCGSDVAGIQTKAEKKGDKWVINGRKAFISSSDVADYFIVLARTYPPPDKRLRYLGLTFFVVEKDTPGFKVEQCYHKMGLFGNHACELVLENVEVPDENRVGEEGMGFLYAMETFDRTRIGVAAQAVGMAQAAFEMAFRYVHQRQAFGYPIAFFQAIQFSIVEMMAKIFSARLLTYLAAKLADEDRREFTFVASLAKFYATEVAEEVISEAINLHGGVGVIRETGVERFLRSVKITQIYEGANNIQKLVAYRQLVRLLKEKGQIPDEVAKLVT; from the coding sequence ATGGTGTTCCCATTCGACTCCGTAGAGGACTTCTCGGTTGTGTTGACCCCCGAACACGAAATGTTTAGAAAGGCTGTACGGGAGTTTTTGGAGAGGGAGGTGGCGCCCAAGGCCATGGAGGTGGAGGAGACAGACCAGGTGCCCCGAGATCTTTTGAAAAAGATAGCGGAGCAGGGGTTCTTTGGTATTGGAATACCTGAGAAATACGGAGGCCAGGGCGGAGACCACAGAATGGCCGTGATCATGTCTGAGGAGTTCTGCCGCGTCTTGCCCGGCCTAAGCGTTTACTTCGGCACCAACGAGCTGTTCCTCACCCCCATAATGCTCTACGGCACTGAGGAGCAGAAACAGAAGTACGTACCCCCCATCGCCCGCGGCGAGAAGTTCGGCGCTTTTGCAGTTACTGAGCCCTGTTGCGGCTCCGACGTCGCCGGCATACAGACAAAGGCGGAGAAGAAGGGGGACAAGTGGGTAATTAATGGAAGGAAGGCGTTTATCAGCAGTTCCGACGTGGCCGACTACTTCATCGTACTCGCAAGGACGTACCCGCCGCCTGACAAGAGGCTGAGGTATCTAGGCCTCACCTTCTTCGTGGTAGAGAAAGACACGCCGGGGTTCAAGGTGGAGCAGTGCTACCACAAAATGGGCTTGTTTGGGAACCACGCCTGTGAGCTGGTTCTCGAGAATGTGGAGGTGCCTGACGAGAATAGGGTTGGGGAGGAGGGGATGGGCTTCCTATACGCCATGGAGACCTTCGACCGCACGAGGATCGGCGTGGCGGCGCAGGCCGTGGGGATGGCCCAGGCGGCTTTTGAGATGGCGTTCCGCTACGTACACCAGAGACAAGCCTTCGGCTACCCCATAGCCTTCTTCCAAGCAATCCAGTTCAGCATCGTCGAGATGATGGCGAAGATCTTCTCCGCAAGGCTATTGACATACCTCGCCGCAAAACTCGCCGACGAGGACAGGAGAGAGTTCACCTTCGTCGCCTCTCTGGCGAAGTTCTACGCTACCGAGGTAGCCGAGGAGGTCATTTCAGAGGCGATAAACCTACACGGCGGGGTTGGCGTCATTAGGGAGACGGGAGTTGAGAGGTTTTTGAGAAGCGTGAAGATCACCCAGATATACGAGGGCGCAAATAATATCCAAAAACTTGTAGCCTACCGCCAGTTAGTAAGGCTACTGAAGGAGAAGGGGCAGATCCCAGACGAAGTAGCCAAGCTAGTCACCTAA
- a CDS encoding DMT family transporter gives MEGAGLAAALTAATIWALVIFLYKRHMENVGAATVNFSRLLYVSLFMWPVLLGVGDTKGIWAAALSGVVTLLLGDSLYFYAIHKVGGSVAAPVVYTYVIIAQYFALLLGERVTPLLFLSSALVVLGVALLARGGEERMSPVGLAAAFGAALLWSLGMTAVKLASLQGVPPAAIAYIRALSACVPLGVYLAARGRLRVVKSPAFAAASILDLGVGSTLFAFSVEKVGLAITTILVSMSPLVTQLYAKASGIEQITPRQALGAVAIFIAIAITMGVAVR, from the coding sequence ATGGAGGGCGCGGGTTTGGCGGCGGCACTCACCGCGGCAACTATTTGGGCTCTCGTTATTTTTCTCTACAAGCGCCACATGGAGAATGTCGGCGCCGCAACAGTAAACTTCTCTCGCCTCCTCTACGTCTCCCTATTTATGTGGCCTGTGCTCCTCGGCGTAGGGGATACAAAAGGAATATGGGCTGCTGCACTGAGCGGTGTGGTGACACTCCTCCTGGGCGACAGCCTCTATTTCTACGCAATTCACAAAGTCGGCGGCTCCGTGGCGGCTCCGGTGGTTTATACTTATGTGATAATAGCCCAGTACTTCGCCCTCCTCCTAGGCGAGAGGGTGACACCGCTTCTTTTTCTATCTTCGGCGTTGGTGGTGCTGGGGGTGGCCCTGCTGGCGAGAGGGGGAGAGGAGAGAATGAGCCCCGTGGGGTTAGCCGCGGCCTTCGGCGCCGCCTTGTTGTGGTCGCTTGGAATGACCGCCGTTAAGCTGGCGTCGCTTCAAGGAGTCCCTCCGGCCGCCATAGCCTATATCAGAGCCCTGTCTGCATGTGTTCCGCTGGGCGTGTACCTCGCCGCGCGGGGGAGACTGAGAGTTGTCAAGTCCCCAGCATTTGCCGCCGCGTCGATTCTAGATTTGGGCGTCGGGTCGACGCTCTTCGCCTTTTCGGTAGAGAAGGTCGGCCTTGCCATCACCACAATACTCGTCTCAATGTCACCACTAGTAACACAGCTTTATGCCAAGGCTTCTGGCATAGAACAAATTACACCTAGACAAGCACTCGGCGCCGTGGCCATCTTTATCGCAATAGCCATTACAATGGGTGTAGCCGTACGGTAA
- a CDS encoding translation initiation factor IF-2 subunit beta, which translates to MDKEYLALLERAYTLVAPKAQRRTEIPKIQVENMPRKTIIPNFGAIAKRLNRDIYFMAKFFQKELAVPGTVEGDVFTLHGEKSPKVVEAVYERFIRYYVVCPVCNSIDTELRKEGRVFVMKCLACGASTPVKPL; encoded by the coding sequence ATGGACAAGGAGTACCTCGCCCTTCTAGAAAGGGCATATACCTTAGTCGCCCCGAAAGCCCAGAGGAGGACGGAGATCCCGAAGATACAAGTTGAGAACATGCCCAGGAAGACCATAATACCCAACTTCGGGGCAATCGCAAAGAGGCTTAACAGAGACATATACTTCATGGCGAAGTTCTTCCAGAAGGAGCTCGCCGTGCCTGGCACCGTGGAGGGCGACGTATTTACGCTACACGGCGAGAAGTCCCCCAAAGTAGTAGAGGCAGTCTACGAACGCTTCATAAGGTATTACGTGGTATGTCCAGTCTGCAACTCCATCGACACCGAGCTGAGGAAAGAGGGGAGGGTTTTTGTAATGAAATGCCTGGCCTGCGGCGCGTCAACTCCCGTTAAGCCGCTCTAA
- a CDS encoding HEPN domain-containing protein: MEAREEAETLKRRSRAFLQTARFQIESGMFDLAVFNTEQALQLFLKAKLLEYGVQYPRTCGIRRLLRLLANAAPGEEGRRHGELLSKYVFELGVLEDAYINARYIPREYTREEAERLFSLVSEIISGG, from the coding sequence GTGGAGGCCAGAGAGGAGGCGGAGACTCTGAAGAGGAGGTCGCGGGCCTTTCTCCAGACAGCTCGCTTCCAGATTGAGAGCGGGATGTTCGACCTCGCGGTTTTCAACACGGAGCAGGCCCTCCAGCTCTTCCTTAAGGCCAAGTTGCTGGAGTACGGGGTACAGTACCCCAGGACGTGCGGCATACGCCGCCTCCTACGCCTCCTGGCCAACGCGGCTCCGGGAGAAGAGGGACGGCGCCACGGCGAGTTGCTAAGTAAATATGTGTTCGAGCTCGGAGTATTAGAAGACGCCTACATAAACGCCAGATACATCCCAAGAGAGTACACCAGGGAAGAGGCCGAAAGGCTTTTTAGCCTCGTCAGCGAAATAATAAGTGGCGGATAG
- a CDS encoding aldo/keto reductase codes for MKIGSLEVGEVGLGAWQAGGGAWSVDFAELRRAYEYALDNGISFIDTAEVYGNGKSEEFVGELVKNRPHVVVATKVAGFHWGRILKSAERSRSRLGRIDLLQFHWPPPIYVPICKVVRDLEKAVASGLTAEIGVSNFDAALMEKAATCTKKYEIVSDQVEYNPLKRVAERLISLGRSRRFVVIAWSPLAKGAVVKENLGGDRARMVDPTVRRAHTPEGRRVVQTVRRIAESRGASPAAVVLAWHKAKGSYPIPGVKNVKQAAEVVEALKLNLTEQEVRQIDEASAIFNEGKLWPSFFRYVPGFLMKAAFYVAKI; via the coding sequence GTGAAAATAGGGAGTTTAGAGGTGGGGGAAGTAGGGCTTGGTGCTTGGCAGGCGGGGGGCGGTGCGTGGAGTGTGGACTTCGCAGAGCTGAGGAGGGCCTATGAATACGCCCTCGACAACGGGATAAGTTTCATCGACACGGCCGAGGTGTACGGTAATGGGAAGAGCGAGGAGTTCGTAGGGGAGCTGGTGAAGAATAGGCCGCATGTCGTCGTTGCGACGAAGGTGGCAGGCTTCCACTGGGGGCGTATATTGAAGAGCGCAGAGCGGAGCAGGAGCAGACTTGGCCGGATTGACTTGTTGCAGTTCCACTGGCCGCCTCCCATCTACGTACCCATTTGCAAAGTTGTTAGGGATCTGGAAAAGGCCGTTGCGTCTGGGCTGACGGCCGAAATAGGCGTGAGCAATTTCGACGCAGCGCTTATGGAAAAAGCAGCTACATGTACCAAGAAGTACGAGATAGTGTCTGACCAAGTGGAGTACAACCCTCTTAAGCGAGTTGCCGAGAGGCTCATATCTCTCGGAAGGTCGAGAAGGTTTGTGGTGATTGCGTGGAGTCCCCTAGCTAAGGGCGCGGTGGTTAAGGAGAACCTAGGCGGTGACCGCGCCCGTATGGTGGATCCCACAGTCCGCCGGGCGCACACGCCTGAGGGCCGCCGCGTGGTCCAGACTGTGAGGAGAATTGCAGAGTCGAGGGGGGCTTCGCCAGCTGCAGTTGTGTTGGCTTGGCACAAGGCAAAGGGGTCCTACCCAATACCTGGCGTAAAAAACGTGAAACAAGCCGCAGAGGTAGTGGAGGCTCTGAAACTGAACCTCACCGAGCAAGAGGTGAGGCAGATAGACGAGGCGTCTGCTATTTTTAATGAAGGGAAGTTGTGGCCCAGCTTCTTTAGATACGTCCCAGGTTTTCTCATGAAAGCCGCCTTCTACGTCGCTAAGATCTAA